GACCCTCACCCAACTGCTGCAGGCTCGGTTTCCGGTGCTGTACGTGGAAACCTTCGAGGAACAGCGGGTATTCGCGGAGATCGCCGGCGTTCTCGCCGGCTGGAAGACGCCGCGCACGCTCTGGCACTGGTCGGTCACCGAGGGGCTGCACCGGTCGGGAACGACGCCGACCCGCACGTCCACCGATCCCGCGGCGGCGCTGCAGGTGGCCCGCGAGGTCAGCGACAGTTCGGTGTTCGTGTTCGCCGACCTGCACGCGCACCTCGGCGACGACTCCCGACCGGCCGACCCGCTGATCGTGCGCACGCTGCGCGACGTGGTGCGCGACTTCCGGGCCGGAGATCTCGCGCGCACCCTGATCATCGTCGCGCCGATCCTGCGCATCCCACCCGAACTGGAAAAAGACGTCACGATCGTCGACTTCCGACTGCCCGACGAGCGGGACGTCCGCGGCCTGCTGGAGTCGATGATCACGCAGAACCAGGCGGTCGTTCGGGTGCTGCTCGACGAGGCGGGTCGCGACCGGATGACCAAGGCCGCGCTCGGGCTGACCCTGGCCGAGGCGGAGAACGCGTTCGCGCGGGCGATGGTCGTCGACGGCAGCCTGACCGACCGCGACGTCGAGCTGGTGCTCGCCGAGAAGGCCCAGACCATCCGAAAGTCCGGCCTGCTCGACCTGGTGGACAGCGACGTCGGGCTCACCGACGTCGGCGGGCTCGGCGAGCTCAAGGTATGGCTGGGTAAGCGGCGCAACGCCTGGCTGGCCGAGGCCGCGCAGTACGGTCTGCCCGCGCCGAAAGGCGTGCTGATCACCGGTGTTCCCGGCTGCGGCAAGTCGCTGACCGCGAAGGCCGCGGCGACCGCCTGGGGCGTGCCGCTGATCCGATTGGACATCGGCAAGGTGTTTGCCGGACTGGTCGGCGCGAGTGAACACAACATGCGCTCGGCACTGGCCACGGCGGAAGCATCCGCGCCGTGCGTGTTGTGGGTGGACGAGATCGACAAGGGTTTCGGTGCCGGCAGCAGCGACTCCGGAACCAACGCCCGGGTGTTCGGCACGCTGCTGACCTGGATGCAGGAGAAGACCGCGCCGGTGTTCGTGATGGCCACCGCGAACACCATCGACCACCTGCCGCCGGAGTTCCTGCGCAAGGGCAGGTTCGACGAGATCTTCTTCGTCGACCTGCCCGGCGACGCGGAGCGGGCGGAGATCTGGCGGCTGCACCTGCACCGGCGACTCGCGGCCGGGCCCGCAGCGGCGATGGATTACACCGACCTGCTGATCGCCGATCTGGCCGCCGCGAGTGGCGGGTGCTCCGGCGCGGAGATCGAACAGGCCGTCGTCGCCGCGCTGTTCGATGCCTATTCGCAGCGTCGGCCGCCGGCCGCAGCGGATCTGTTCCACGCGATCGAGTCGACCGTTCCCCTGTCCGTCCTGCAGGAGGCGCAGGTGACGGCGCTGCGTGACTGGGCCGCGCTGCGCGCCGTGAACGCATCGTCGACAGCTGGGCCGTGAGTGGGAGTGGTACCCCGACTACCGTGGAACCCACGCAAGCATCGAGAGGGGCCCACACATGAGCATCTCGCTGGTTTTGCTCCCGCTCGCGGTCGCTGCCGCGGCCAAGGCGGCGAGTCGCGAGTCGTCGGCGCCGCAGGTCTGCACGGTGAGCACCCGGATGCGCGACATCCGGCTGTTGGTCGCGGCGCTCGGCGACACCGGCGCGACGGCAACGGTGTTGTCCGACGACGACGTCGACGCCCGTTGGGCCGATCTCACCGCCCGGCTGCGCCGCGACCCGGACGGGATCTGGGGGGGCGATTTCGTCGGCACCGACGACGAAGCGCGCTGCATCGACACGATCGTCGCCGTGGACGCGGCGTACGGACTCCGGGTGCAGGCGGCGGTGGTCGAGCGACTGCGGGACCGGGCGCCGGCTGCGGGGATGGCGGTGCTGTCGGAATCGGCCGCCGCGAACGGCGAGGTGACCATGGTGTTGGAGGTACGCGGGTGACCGAGCGAGCCCGAATCACCGTCGTCGTCGGCCCGGACGGGCACATCCGCGCCGCGACCCACGGGGTTACCGGTACGCAGTGCCTGCCCTACGTCGCGGTGCTGGAGGACCTGCTCGAGGCGACCGCGGTGGACAGCGCATACACCGCCGACTGGACGACGGAGTCGGCACGGGTGGCCAATTCGGCCGGTACGACGGTTCGCGCCGACGACGGGCCCGGATGACCGTCGACTCCCGGCCCCCACCGCAGCTGCTCGCCGACCGGAGCTGGCGGATGCGCAACAGCGCATGGATGCTGCCGGTCATTCTCGGCTGCGGCATGGCCACCTGGGCGTCGTTCCTCTACATCGGGATCAAGGCGCGGCGCCGCTCGTGGCAGATCGCCGCCGGCGTCTATTCGGTCGCGTTCGTCGCGATGATGGTGGTGTCCGGCTCCGCCGAAGGCGACCCCCAACACGGCTCGACCGGCACTGCGTCGAACCTGATGGGCGGCCTGCTCGTCGCCACCTGGGCGGCCGGCATCGTGCACGCGGTGATGGTCCGTCCGCAGTGGTTGCGCTGGCGGGCCGATCACAACCAGCCCTGGTGGGCAACCCCCACGCATCCCGCGCCGGCGCCGGCCCCCCAGATGCACCCGCCCGCTGCATCGATCCCGGCACCGGTCGCGCCGCTGGTCGAACCGAGCCGGTTCTGGGCTCCGCCGGCACCGGCCGCCGCCCTCGGCCAGGTGACGATCGCGGTCGCGACCCCGGCCGAGCTCGCGGCGCTGGGCATCGATCCGGCCGGGGTGCAGCGGTTGCTCGCCGCCCGGAGCCGGCCCGGCGGCATCACCACGGTGCAGGATTTCGCCGACCTGGCCGGCTTGCCGCCGCATCGGCTGGCCGCCGTCGTGCAGCGAGTCGTGCTGAGCGCCCCGCCGTCGCCCGCGCCCGGCCGGCCCACGTTTCCGGCGCCGGGACGACGGCTGGACCTGTGACTACCCCACCACCCGCCGTCGACGCGGACACGCTGCTGGTCGCCCGAGTGCTCACCGCCACCGACGCAGAAGGCCCCGGCACCCGCACGGCGATCTGGGTGCAGGGTTGCCGGATCCGCTGCCCGGGCTGCTTCAACCCGCACCTGTGGGGCGCCGCCGGCGGCCGGCGGGTCGAGCTGAGCGGGTGGCTGCCGCCGGTGCTCGACGACGCCGCGGCCGGCGGCGTCGAGGGCATCACGCTGCTCGGCGGCGAACCGTTCGAGCAGGCGGCGCCGCTCGCCCGGCTCGCCACCGCCGCACGGGAACGCGGCCTCTCGGTGATGACCTTCAGCGGATACACCTATGCCGAGCTGCGGCGCTGGGCCGCCGACCGGACCGACATCGCGGCCCTGCTATCGCACACCGACCTGCTCGCCGACGGCCCGTTCCGGGCGGATCTGCTCGACCACACCCGCCCCTGGGTGGGCTCGAGCAACCAGGGTCTACGCGCGCTCACGCCGCGATACGCCGGCATCGACGTCACCCGCCGACCCGATCGGGTCGAGATCCGAATCGACCGGTCGGGCACCGTCGCGGTCAACGGCTGGGCCGACACCGACCGGCTGGATCTGCTACTGGACGACCTCCGCGGACGCGGTCACCGAGCCGGTCGAAAACCTTAGCCAACGGGGCTGGAACAGATATTTCCGGATCTTCGTCCGGCTTGTTGAGCATTCACTACATCCGCGGTACTATTCGAACATGTGTTCTAGTGCGGCTCCTCCGGGTAACTCGGGTTCGGACGGCGCAGGTTCGGACGGCGCAGGTTCGGACGGCGCAGGTTCGGACGGCGCGAGTTCGGTGGCCGCGGTCGCGGTGATCGATGCCGCCCTGGACGATCTCGCCGCGCTGGTTCCGGAGTCGGGGACGGCCGCGCTCGGAGTGTTGCAGGAGCTCGAACGGGTAGCGCGGCGGATCGCCGGGGTCGGGTACGGGCTGATTCGAGTGACGGTCGAGGCTCCGGGTGACGAGTTCGGTGGCCGCCGTTACCGGGATGTGCTTGCTGATGCGTTGCGGATTCGGCCGAACGAGGCGAGTGCCCGGTTGTTTGAGGCCGCCGATCTCACTGCGTCGTCGACGATGACCGGGCAACCCGTGCCGCCGATACTGCCCGAGTTGGCGGCGCGAGTCCGGACGGGCGAGGTCGGGCGAGAGCACGTGCGAGTGGTTCGGAAGTTTCTGCATGATCTGCCCAACGGAGTCGACGCGTCCACTCGGGTCGCCGCGGAGCGGGAACTCGCCCGGGCTGCGACCACGCTACGACCGGATGAGCTGGGCAAGCTCGCCACACACCTCGATGCCGTCGTGAATCCCGATGGCACGCTGTCCGATGAGCGGGACCGGGCCCGCAAACGCGGTATCCGGCTCGGCGAGCAGGAACGCGACGGGATGAGCCGGCTCACCGGGTATGTCTCCCCGGAATTGCGCGCTTATCTGGAATCGATCTTCGCCAAGTACGCGCGGCCGGGTATGTGTAACCCCGACGACGAGCTTCCGACCGTCGACGGTGAGGCGCCGGCCGAGCACGTCGAGCGGGACCAGCGGACCCCGGCCCAGCGCAATCATGATGCGCTGCTGACGGTGCTGCGCGCGGCGATCGCATCCGGAGAGTTGGGGCAGCACCGTGGGCTGCCGGTGACGGTGATCGTCACGACCACCCTCCAAGACCTCGAGACCGCCGCCGGGTACTCCGGGTATGCGCCCGGCCCGGGACCGCGAACCGGGTACCCGCCCGACCGATCTACGGGTTACGCGCCCGATGAACCGACGACGTCACCGGCATCCGGCGGAACCGACCGAGGTGCCCCGGTTCCGGGCCGTAGCCCGGGTGGGATCGGCGGGAAAGCAACGACCGCGAGCGGAACCCTGATCCCGTACCGGGATCTGATCCGGATGGCCACCCATGCCTGGCACTACCTGGTGGTGTTCGACGCGCACACCGAACAGCCGTTGTATCTCGGCCGATCCAAACGCCTTGCCTCACCGGATCAACGGATCGTGGCAACCGCCCAGTACGGCGGCTGCACCTATCCGGGCTGTCCGCGGCCGGCAGTGGATTGCGAGTACCACCACATGACCGCCTGGGCGGCCGGCGGCCCCACCGACATCACCGATCTCGCCCCCGCCTGTGGTCATCACCACGCGCTGGCCGATCAAGGCTGGACCGTGCGGCGCAACCCGGCCGGCCGGATCGAATGGCTACCACCGACCTGGCTCGACCCCGACCGCGCCGCCCGAACCAACACCTACCACCGGCCCGCCGACTGGTACCGGCCCGCCGACTGGTACCGGCCGCCGCGCGACACAACCACGCCCGTC
Above is a genomic segment from Skermania piniformis containing:
- a CDS encoding AAA family ATPase, yielding MAALGFRGTLTQLLQARFPVLYVETFEEQRVFAEIAGVLAGWKTPRTLWHWSVTEGLHRSGTTPTRTSTDPAAALQVAREVSDSSVFVFADLHAHLGDDSRPADPLIVRTLRDVVRDFRAGDLARTLIIVAPILRIPPELEKDVTIVDFRLPDERDVRGLLESMITQNQAVVRVLLDEAGRDRMTKAALGLTLAEAENAFARAMVVDGSLTDRDVELVLAEKAQTIRKSGLLDLVDSDVGLTDVGGLGELKVWLGKRRNAWLAEAAQYGLPAPKGVLITGVPGCGKSLTAKAAATAWGVPLIRLDIGKVFAGLVGASEHNMRSALATAEASAPCVLWVDEIDKGFGAGSSDSGTNARVFGTLLTWMQEKTAPVFVMATANTIDHLPPEFLRKGRFDEIFFVDLPGDAERAEIWRLHLHRRLAAGPAAAMDYTDLLIADLAAASGGCSGAEIEQAVVAALFDAYSQRRPPAAADLFHAIESTVPLSVLQEAQVTALRDWAALRAVNASSTAGP
- a CDS encoding DUF2997 domain-containing protein, producing the protein MTERARITVVVGPDGHIRAATHGVTGTQCLPYVAVLEDLLEATAVDSAYTADWTTESARVANSAGTTVRADDGPG
- a CDS encoding 4Fe-4S single cluster domain-containing protein; translated protein: MTTPPPAVDADTLLVARVLTATDAEGPGTRTAIWVQGCRIRCPGCFNPHLWGAAGGRRVELSGWLPPVLDDAAAGGVEGITLLGGEPFEQAAPLARLATAARERGLSVMTFSGYTYAELRRWAADRTDIAALLSHTDLLADGPFRADLLDHTRPWVGSSNQGLRALTPRYAGIDVTRRPDRVEIRIDRSGTVAVNGWADTDRLDLLLDDLRGRGHRAGRKP
- a CDS encoding HNH endonuclease signature motif containing protein produces the protein MCSSAAPPGNSGSDGAGSDGAGSDGAGSDGASSVAAVAVIDAALDDLAALVPESGTAALGVLQELERVARRIAGVGYGLIRVTVEAPGDEFGGRRYRDVLADALRIRPNEASARLFEAADLTASSTMTGQPVPPILPELAARVRTGEVGREHVRVVRKFLHDLPNGVDASTRVAAERELARAATTLRPDELGKLATHLDAVVNPDGTLSDERDRARKRGIRLGEQERDGMSRLTGYVSPELRAYLESIFAKYARPGMCNPDDELPTVDGEAPAEHVERDQRTPAQRNHDALLTVLRAAIASGELGQHRGLPVTVIVTTTLQDLETAAGYSGYAPGPGPRTGYPPDRSTGYAPDEPTTSPASGGTDRGAPVPGRSPGGIGGKATTASGTLIPYRDLIRMATHAWHYLVVFDAHTEQPLYLGRSKRLASPDQRIVATAQYGGCTYPGCPRPAVDCEYHHMTAWAAGGPTDITDLAPACGHHHALADQGWTVRRNPAGRIEWLPPTWLDPDRAARTNTYHRPADWYRPADWYRPPRDTTTPVERSPIQR